The Scophthalmus maximus strain ysfricsl-2021 chromosome 7, ASM2237912v1, whole genome shotgun sequence genome includes a window with the following:
- the wfdc1 gene encoding WAP four-disulfide core domain protein 1, with protein sequence MPGSVVVLLLLPLLSLLLLSAGSDGRRIRKRGLNQKDYEYPNHPQSTQQQKNDRCPPPPQMLPERACEVPGCRSDSECERHKRCCYNGCIYACLESVQPPPVLDWLVQPKPRWLGGNGWLLDGPEEVLQAEACSTTEDGDEPLHCPTGYECHIINPGNPAAGIPNRGQCIKQRGNSDGRGLRHKYYKDYKDYLGTPSNNAVGYEKNQHKHLG encoded by the exons ATGCCGGGCtcggtggtggtgctgctgctgctgccgctgctgtccCTGTTGCTCCTGTCCGCAGGAAGTGATGGCAGACGAATCAGGAAGAGAGGACTCAACCAAAAG GACTACGAGTACCCCAACCACCCCCAgtccacacagcagcagaagaatgACCGGTGCCCGCCCCCGCCCCAGATGCTGCCCGAGCGGGCCTGCGAGGTGCCCGGCTGCCGCTCGGACTCGGAGTGCGAGCGCCACAAACGCTGCTGCTACAACGGCTGCATCTACGCCTGCCTGGAGTCCGTTCAGCCGCCGCCAG TGCTGGACTGGCTGGTGCAGCCCAAGCCTCGCTGGTTGGGCGGTAACGGCTGGCTGCTAGACGGCCCCGAAGAGGTTCTGCAAG CGGAGGCCTGCAGCACGACGGAGGATGGCGACGAGCCTCTCCACTGCCCCACAGGCTACGAGTGCCACATCATCAACCCAGGGAACCCCGCCGCCGGCATCCCAAACCGGGGACAGTGCATCAAGCAACGTGGGAACTCCG ACGGTCGTGGCTTGAGGCACAAATACTACAAGGACTACAAGGACTATTTAG GAACCCCTTCTAACAATGCAGTCGGCTacgaaaaaaatcaacacaagCACCTGGGATGA